In the Gossypium arboreum isolate Shixiya-1 chromosome 10, ASM2569848v2, whole genome shotgun sequence genome, one interval contains:
- the LOC108453990 gene encoding uncharacterized protein LOC108453990 isoform X1 yields the protein MAIESYVVVHNIAKRHNVGTLARSATAFGVAELILVGRRDFNAFGSHGSTSHLRFRHFHSLTDARLFLKEKDCDICGVEITEDAVSITDHPFKKSTAFLLGNEGTGLSAKECEICDFFVYIPQYGGGTASLNVTVAASIVLHHFGVWAGFSERIRDGNKFVVAEKPLKQLSRKYCTETDDRIIEERKSRRESASNGFFEDGKNGVSSSNLLDSLFPDE from the exons ATGGCTATAGAGAGCTACGTGGTGGTTCACAATATAGCAAAGAGGCACAACGTCGGAACCCTAGCTAGAAGCGCCACCGCCTTTGGAGTCGCCGAACTAATCTTAGTTGGCCGCCGTGACTTCAACGCCTTCGGCAGCCACGGCTCCACCTCCCATCTCCGTTTCCGCCACTTCCATTCCCTCACCGACGCTCGCCTCTTCCTTAAA GAGAAAGATTGTGATATTTGCGGGGTTGAGATCACAGAGGACGCTGTTTCCATAACTGATCATCCTTTCAAGAAAAGCACTGCTTTTCTTCTTGGTAATGAG GGGACAGGGCTTTCAGCTAAGGAATGTGAGATATGTGATTTCTTTGTTTACATTCCTCAATATGGAGGTGGCACTGCCTCTTTGAATGTCACTGTTGCTGCTTCCATTGTTTTGCATCATTTTGGAG TTTGGGCAGGTTTTTCAGAGAGAATCCGTGATGGAAACAAGTTTGTTGTGGCTGAGAAACCTTTAAAACAGTTGAGCCGAAAATACTGCACAGAAACAGATGATCGTATCATTGAGGAGCGAAAATCAAGAAGGGAAAGTGCTTCCAATGGATTCTTTGAGGATGGAAAAAATGGTGTATCTTCTTCCAACCTTTTGGATTCATTGTTCCCTGATGAGTGA
- the LOC108453990 gene encoding uncharacterized protein LOC108453990 isoform X2, with protein MAIESYVVVHNIAKRHNVGTLARSATAFGVAELILVGRRDFNAFGSHGSTSHLRFRHFHSLTDARLFLKKDCDICGVEITEDAVSITDHPFKKSTAFLLGNEGTGLSAKECEICDFFVYIPQYGGGTASLNVTVAASIVLHHFGVWAGFSERIRDGNKFVVAEKPLKQLSRKYCTETDDRIIEERKSRRESASNGFFEDGKNGVSSSNLLDSLFPDE; from the exons ATGGCTATAGAGAGCTACGTGGTGGTTCACAATATAGCAAAGAGGCACAACGTCGGAACCCTAGCTAGAAGCGCCACCGCCTTTGGAGTCGCCGAACTAATCTTAGTTGGCCGCCGTGACTTCAACGCCTTCGGCAGCCACGGCTCCACCTCCCATCTCCGTTTCCGCCACTTCCATTCCCTCACCGACGCTCGCCTCTTCCTTAAA AAAGATTGTGATATTTGCGGGGTTGAGATCACAGAGGACGCTGTTTCCATAACTGATCATCCTTTCAAGAAAAGCACTGCTTTTCTTCTTGGTAATGAG GGGACAGGGCTTTCAGCTAAGGAATGTGAGATATGTGATTTCTTTGTTTACATTCCTCAATATGGAGGTGGCACTGCCTCTTTGAATGTCACTGTTGCTGCTTCCATTGTTTTGCATCATTTTGGAG TTTGGGCAGGTTTTTCAGAGAGAATCCGTGATGGAAACAAGTTTGTTGTGGCTGAGAAACCTTTAAAACAGTTGAGCCGAAAATACTGCACAGAAACAGATGATCGTATCATTGAGGAGCGAAAATCAAGAAGGGAAAGTGCTTCCAATGGATTCTTTGAGGATGGAAAAAATGGTGTATCTTCTTCCAACCTTTTGGATTCATTGTTCCCTGATGAGTGA
- the LOC108453864 gene encoding uncharacterized protein LOC108453864, translating to MQTRKIQQFFCSNQGSSMLKVLRRKLWNLCSRIQWLMRKRPRPKVIIRRLGRLNSKVHRKGDIGTKGSDIDLFGNLGFCNPQRPIRIATFNVAMFSLAPAISEAEEAGLFSYRDDDFLGFKAPFEFDVHNKSPNCYPKSILKQSPLHDSHNQNKLSRSNLKVSINLPDNEISLAQSKILSFIEDVNEGSSDTITGRINRRNVIMRSPVCLPSNMIKFWNEGGSKNGRSIAEVLRELNADIIALQDVKAQEEKRMKPLSDLASALKMKYVFAESWAPEYGNAILSKWPIKRWTVQKIADDNDFRNVLKVIIDVPWAGEVNFYCTQLDHLDENWRMKQMKAIIESNNTPHLLLGGLNSLNASDYSSERWTDIVKYYEDIGKPRPRTEVMKLLRGKEYTDSKDYAGECEPVVIIAKGQNVQGTCKYGTRVDYILASSNSPYAFVPGSYSVISSKGTSDHHIVKVDIVKECEKSQQSVIKKHRKTAQKLVCLTN from the exons ATGCAGACCAGGAAGATTCAACAGTTCTTTTGCAGTAATCAAGGGTCTTCCATGTTGAAGGTTTTGAGAAGAAAACTATGGAATCTTTGCTCAAGAATTCAGTGGCTGATGCGCAAGCGACCGAGGCCGAAGGTTATCATCCGGAGATTGGGGAGGTTGAACTCCAAAGTTCATAGAAAAGGCGACATTGGAACGAAAGGTTCTGACATTGATTTGTTTGGCAACTTGGGATTTTGTAATCCCCAAAGGCCGATAAGAATTGCAACGTTTAATGTTGCTATGTTCTCTCTTGCACCTGCCATTTCGGAAGCTGAGGAAGCCGGTTTATTTAGCTACAGAGACGATGATTTTCTTGGATTCAAAGCACCGTTTGAGTTCGACGTTCATAACAAGTCTCCGAATTGTTATCCCAAGAGTATACTCAAGCAATCTCCCTTGCATGATTCCCACAACCAAAACAAGCTCTCGAGATCAAACCTCAAGGTTTCAATCAACCTTCCTGATAATGAGATATCTTTGGCACAGAGTAAAATTCTCAGCTTCATCGAAGACGTAAACGAGGGCTCATCAGACACGATCACCGGCCGAATCAATCGGAGGAATGTCATTATGAGATCCCCAGTTTGTTTGCCTTCAAATATGATCAAATTCTGGAACGAAGGTGGCTCGAAAAATGGAAGAAGCATTGCAGAAGTGCTTAGAGAGCTCAATGCTGATATCATAGCTTTACAAGATGTGAAAGCACAAGAAGAAAAAAGAATGAAGCCTTTATCTGATTTAGCTTCAGCACTCAAGATGAAGTATGTTTTTGCCGAAAGTTGGGCTCCGGAGTACGGAAACGCGATCCTCTCGAAATGGCCGATCAAACGATGGACGGTACAAAAGATAGCCGATGACAACGATTTCAGGAATGTGCTTAAGGTCATCATTGATGTACCATGGGCTGGAGAAGTGAACTTCTATTGCACCCAGCTTGATCATTTAGATGAAAACTGGAGAATGAAGCAAATGAAAGCAATAATTGAATCAAACAACACTCCCCACTTATTACTTGGAGGCTTAAACTCTCTGAATGCATCAGATTACTCATCAGAAAGATGGACAGATATTGTGAAG TACTATGAGGACATAGGCAAGCCAAGACCAAGAACTGAAGTAATGAAACTGCTGAGGGGAAAAGAGTACACAGATTCCAAAGACTATGCTGGTGAATGTGAACCAGTAGTCATTATTGCCAAAGGCCAaa ATGTTCAAGGAACCTGCAAATACGGGACGCGAGTTGATTACATCTTAGCCTCTTCGAACTCTCCGTATGCCTTTGTTCCGGGATCGTACTCTGTGATTTCGTCGAAAGGGACTTCGGATCACCACATTGTTAAGGTCGATATTGTGAAAGAATGTGAGAAATCTCAGCAAAGTGTCATAAAAAAACATAGGAAAACTGCACAAAAGCTTGTGTGTTTAACCAACTGA